In one bacterium genomic region, the following are encoded:
- a CDS encoding peptide ABC transporter substrate-binding protein, with translation MARVLLRVCVLVLGAVIALSAAGPVVQAQQRRDSVTIGMAQEPDIIGPFSIMAATGVIHNVIFGYAAPFNEKWVRVPVMAEKLPTLKDGDWQVLPNNKMRVTWKLKRGFTWHDGKPVTALDWRFSYGLMRNPRTPSTARFVVNKVDNILVTNMNDPYEMVVQWNELWPFAGSEPFGAAYALPRHLLERPYLSNPENLRAEPYFRLPVANGPYRMTEWVAGSHMSFEAYDKWPLGAPAIKKVTIRFILDSTVLQANAITGGVDATEISNFSCLQMEQISQRAARVNAHYREAMVWERIDFNLDDVWLKDKRVRQAIAYALDRKALAEVSCSGGRQPVANSWMAPGHPAANPNLKKYDLDAARARSLLAEAGFRPGPDGFLRDGTGKRVEMSISTTAGNSIREQIQQIIKEQLRQVGIDVRIDNRPATVFFGTYTTRRQFPHMAMYASLFTPESLPHDRFHSIGIPTLANNWSGNNRVGWRHAENDQIWDQIIAELDVEKRNALLRKQQEIFAEELSSLSLYFRLDLTTFPKAMRNVKPVGLGTYYLPWNIWQWRWGDQ, from the coding sequence ATGGCGCGGGTTCTGCTTCGCGTGTGCGTTCTCGTGTTGGGCGCCGTGATCGCGCTGTCCGCCGCGGGGCCGGTCGTACAGGCCCAGCAGCGTCGCGACAGCGTGACGATCGGCATGGCGCAGGAGCCGGACATCATCGGCCCGTTCTCGATCATGGCCGCAACCGGCGTCATCCACAACGTGATCTTCGGGTACGCGGCGCCCTTCAACGAGAAGTGGGTGCGTGTCCCCGTAATGGCCGAGAAGCTCCCGACGCTGAAGGACGGCGATTGGCAGGTTCTCCCGAACAACAAGATGCGCGTCACCTGGAAGCTCAAGCGCGGATTCACCTGGCACGACGGGAAGCCCGTCACCGCGCTGGACTGGCGGTTCTCCTACGGCCTGATGCGCAACCCGCGCACGCCCTCGACCGCCAGATTCGTTGTGAACAAGGTTGACAACATCCTTGTCACCAACATGAACGATCCCTACGAGATGGTGGTCCAGTGGAACGAGCTGTGGCCGTTCGCGGGCAGTGAGCCGTTCGGCGCGGCGTACGCCCTGCCGCGACACCTGCTGGAGCGTCCCTATCTGTCCAACCCGGAGAACCTGCGGGCGGAGCCGTACTTCCGGCTGCCTGTGGCGAACGGGCCCTACCGGATGACCGAGTGGGTGGCGGGCAGCCACATGAGCTTCGAGGCCTACGACAAGTGGCCCCTGGGCGCGCCGGCGATCAAGAAGGTGACCATCCGGTTCATCCTGGACAGCACCGTGCTGCAGGCCAACGCGATCACGGGCGGCGTGGACGCCACGGAGATCAGCAACTTCTCCTGTCTGCAGATGGAACAGATCTCGCAGCGGGCCGCCCGGGTGAACGCCCACTACCGCGAGGCCATGGTCTGGGAGCGGATAGACTTCAACCTGGATGACGTGTGGCTGAAGGACAAGCGGGTGCGGCAGGCGATCGCCTACGCGCTGGACCGGAAGGCCCTTGCCGAGGTCTCGTGCTCCGGCGGCCGCCAGCCCGTGGCGAACTCGTGGATGGCGCCCGGGCATCCCGCGGCCAACCCCAACTTGAAGAAGTATGACCTCGACGCCGCGAGGGCGCGATCGCTCCTGGCCGAGGCCGGGTTCCGGCCCGGCCCGGACGGCTTCCTGCGCGACGGCACAGGGAAGCGCGTCGAGATGTCTATCTCGACGACGGCCGGCAACTCCATCCGCGAGCAGATCCAGCAGATCATCAAGGAGCAGCTCCGCCAGGTCGGCATTGACGTGCGGATCGACAACCGGCCGGCCACGGTATTCTTCGGGACCTACACGACCCGCCGGCAGTTCCCTCACATGGCGATGTACGCCAGCCTGTTTACGCCGGAATCGTTGCCCCACGACAGGTTCCACAGCATCGGCATCCCGACGCTTGCCAACAACTGGTCGGGCAACAACCGCGTTGGCTGGCGCCACGCCGAGAACGACCAGATCTGGGACCAGATAATCGCCGAGCTGGACGTTGAGAAGCGCAACGCGCTGCTGCGCAAGCAGCAGGAGATCTTCGCTGAGGAACTGTCGAGCCTGTCGCTCTACTTCCGGCTCGACCTGACCACATTCCCCAAGGCCATGCGGAACGTCAAGCCGGTGGGGTTGGGGACGTACTACCTCCCCTGGAACATCTGGCAGTGGCGGTGGGGCGATCAGTGA